The genomic stretch CGGACGGCGGCGTGCGGCTCGAAGGAGCACCCCAGTGCGGCGTCGATGCGGGGTCCATGTCTCTCCTCCTCTGCTCGTGCGGCGGTTCCTCCCGCCCGGACGATTCTCGCCCCTGCGCTCTCCCGCCTTGCCGGGAAGTCTTGATCGGCCTAGTATGTAGGTACCCCCGGGGGGTATTCGAGCCGCCCGGTCGCACGATGCAGGAGGACTTCATGAGCACCAGGATCGACCTCGGCCTGACCGCGAGCGGCTCGACGGGCGGCTGCGCCTGCGGAGGCGGCGGGGCGTGCGCCTGCGGTGGCCACGGGAGCTACGGGCACACCACGACACCCGCCGCGTCCGTGCAGAGCGTCGGAGTCGCGGGCATGACCTGCGAGCACTGCGTCCGCAGCGTCACGGAGGAACTCGCCGCCTACCCCGAGGTCTCTACCGTCACCGTGTCGCTCACTCCCGACGGCGTCTCGACCGTCACGGTCGGCTCCTCCCGACCCCTGGGCCGCGAGGAGATCGCGGCCGCCATCGCCGATGCGGGCTACCGGCTCGCCCCCCTGAGCTGAGGTGGCCGAGACCACCGGCACCCCGCTCGAGCTCGCCATCGGAGGTATGACCTGCGCCTCCTGCGTCGCCCGCGTCGAGAAGCGCCTCGATGCGCTCCCCGGTGTCCACGCGAGCGTCAACCTGGCTCTCGAGCGCGCGACGCTGACCCTCCCGCCCGGCACGACTGCGGCCGACGCGATCGCCGCCGTCGAGGCCGCGGGCTACCACGCGACCGTCCCGTCCACCGGCGACTCCGCTCCCGAGGAGCAGGAGGAGCAGAGCGACGACGACCGCGAGCGGCGAGCCCTGCGCGCCCGGCTCCGCGTCTGCGCCTCGCTCGCCGTGCCCGTAGTCCTGCTCTCGATGATCCCGCCGCTCCAGTTCACGAACTGGCAGTGGCTGTGCCTCGCGCTCGCCTCGCCGATCGCCGTCTGGGGCGCGCTCCCCTTCCACCGCAACGCCTGGCGGGCGTTGCGCCACGGATCGACCACGATGGACACGCTGATCAGCCTCGGCGTGAGCGCGGCGTTCGCCTGGTCGGTCTGGGCACTGTTCCTCGGCGACGCCGGCCGGCCCGGGATGAGCATGCCGTTCGAGCTGCTCGGTAGCGGCTCCGGCCACGACGAGATCTACCTCGAAGTGGCCGCTGCGGTCCCCGTGCTGGTGCTGGCCGGTCGGTACCTGGAGGCGCGCTCGAAGCGCGATGCCGGCGCCGCACTGCGGGCACTCCTCCGCCTCGGCGCGAAGGACGCCGTGCGCGTCACCGCCGAGGGGCAGGAGGAGCGGGTGCCGGCGTCCGCGCTCGCCGTCGGCGACCTCCTGCGCGTGCGCCCCGGCGAGACCGTGGCCGCCGACGGCACCGTTCTGGAGGGCGCCAGCGCCGTCGACGCGAGCATGCTCACCGGCGAGAGCGTCCCCGTCGACGTCGGGACCGGCTCCTCCGTAACCGGCGGAGTGCTGAACGCGCACGGACTGCTCACCGTCCGGGTCGACCGGGTCGGCTCCGAGACAACGCTCGCCCGGATGGGTCGCCTGGTCTCTCACGCCCAGGCCGGCAAGGCGCGCGTGCAGCGGCTCGCCGACCGTGTCTCCTCCGTCTTCGTCCCGGTCGTCGTGGTGCTCGCCCTGGCGACCCTCGTCGGCTGGCTGATCGCTGGCGCCGGCCTCGCCGCGGCCGTCTCGCCCGCCGTGGCCGTGCTGATCGTCGCCTGCCC from Rathayibacter rathayi encodes the following:
- a CDS encoding heavy-metal-associated domain-containing protein, which codes for MSTRIDLGLTASGSTGGCACGGGGACACGGHGSYGHTTTPAASVQSVGVAGMTCEHCVRSVTEELAAYPEVSTVTVSLTPDGVSTVTVGSSRPLGREEIAAAIADAGYRLAPLS
- a CDS encoding heavy metal translocating P-type ATPase — protein: MAETTGTPLELAIGGMTCASCVARVEKRLDALPGVHASVNLALERATLTLPPGTTAADAIAAVEAAGYHATVPSTGDSAPEEQEEQSDDDRERRALRARLRVCASLAVPVVLLSMIPPLQFTNWQWLCLALASPIAVWGALPFHRNAWRALRHGSTTMDTLISLGVSAAFAWSVWALFLGDAGRPGMSMPFELLGSGSGHDEIYLEVAAAVPVLVLAGRYLEARSKRDAGAALRALLRLGAKDAVRVTAEGQEERVPASALAVGDLLRVRPGETVAADGTVLEGASAVDASMLTGESVPVDVGTGSSVTGGVLNAHGLLTVRVDRVGSETTLARMGRLVSHAQAGKARVQRLADRVSSVFVPVVVVLALATLVGWLIAGAGLAAAVSPAVAVLIVACPCALGLATPTAVLVGTGRGSQLGILLRGPEVLEAGRRIDTVVLDKTGTLTTGTFGVVESSDDESLRMLAAVERGSEHPLAAAIVARAAHLDIPEATGFRASAGFGVRARVEGRLVVAGRLRWLEEQWGFAPGDLAERAERASIEGGTVVGVGWEGELRGFAVLRDEPRPEAVRAVRALRERGLRVLMLTGDNPRAARSVAAAVGIGEVIAEVLPEEKLAAIERLRAEGRRVAFVGDGVNDAAALAAAAVGIAMGAGSDAAIEASDITLVGDDLSRVPDALRLSSRTLGVIRGNLFWAFAYNVAAIPLAMAGLLGPLVAGAAMAFSSVFVVLNSLRLRSFR